The DNA sequence TGCCGTCGTCCTCCACGAGGAGGCCCAGCCCGTCGTCGAAGTACACCAGGCGCACACTGGCCCCCGCGTTGGGGCCCCCGTGCTTGCGGGTGTTGGTGAGCGCCTCCTGCACGATGCGGTACGCGGTCAGCTCGACCCCGCTGGGCAGTGCGCGCGGGGTGCCCTCGACCCTGAAGTCCACGGGCAGTCCGGACTCCCGGCACTGCTCGACGAGGTCCTCGATCTGCTGCACGTCCGGCTGCGGCACGTACTCCCCGGCCTCCTGGTGCTCGCCTGTGCGCAGCACGCCGAGCAGGCGGCGCATCTCGGCGAGGGCCTGCCGGCCGGTGGAGGAGATGGTCTCCAGGGCCTTCTTCGCCTGGTCGGGGGCGGCGTCGAGGACGTAGGCGGCGCCGTCGGCCTGCACCACCATCACCGACACGTTGTGCGCGACGACGTCGTGCAGTTCCCGGGCTATCCGGGCGCGTTCGGCGGCGACCGCGACCTTGGCCTGCGCCTCGCGCTCCTTCTCCAGCCGGGCGGCGCGCTCCTCCAGCTGGGCGAAGTACGCGCGGCGGGTGCGGATGGAGTCGCCGAGCACCCAGGCAAGGGCGAAGGGCACCGTCTGGAAGATCATGATGGCGATGTTGCCCGCCGCACTCGTGCCCTCGTCGGGCCAGCGCACCTGCGCGAGCGGGGCCGCGCACAGACCGGCGGTCAGCGCGAGCCGGGAGGCCCAGCGGGCGCCGACCGCCGCGACGGTGTAGACGATCACCAGCAGGGCGAAGTCGGCGGGCAGCGGCGCCACGTCCGTGACCAGCTGGCCCGCGCCGACCGCGACGCCGAGGACCAGCATCCGCTCGGGCATCCGCCGGCGCAGCGCGACGACCACGGACAGCAGCAGCATGACCGGCACGACGAGGGCCGGCAGCTCCGTGCCCCGGGCCTCCTCCATGCTCGCCCCGCCGATCACCGAAATCCCGAACAGGACCACGGCCCAGAAGCCGTCGACCCATGCCGGGTGCCTGCGGAGGAAGTCATAGAGGCGCTGCACGTAACCCAGCGTAGGGAAGCGAAATGCGTGCAGGGGTCAACCGGAGGGCCGATCCCCGGTCGTTACGTGTACTCCGCAAGGTGGAGGACCCGTCCCTCGGCGCGCTTAGCCTGGGCCGATGACGACGAGGACGGCGGGCGCGTGGAACCGGTGACGGCGGCGGACGCGGGAGGCGGGTGGCGCGGCTGGCGCGAGGCGGCCGAGGCCGCCCTGTACGGGCCGGGCGGCTTCTACCGCCGCCCCGAGGGACCGGCCGGGCACTTCCGCACCTCGGTGCACGCCTCCCCGCTGTTCGCGGCCGCCGTGGCGCGGCTGCTGTGCCGGGTCGACGAGGCGCTGGGACGGCCCGCGGTGCTCGACTTCGTGGACATGGCGGCCGGGCGCGGCGAGCTGGTCACGGGCGTCCTCGCCGCGCTGCCCGCCGACGTGGCGGCACGCGCGCGTGCCCACGCCGTCGAGGTCGCCGCCCGGCCCGCCGGGCTCGATCCCCGCGTCGAGTGGCGCGGCGAGCCCCCGGAGGGGATCACGGGGCTGCTCTTCGCCAACGAGTGGCTGGACAACGTGCCCGTCGAGATCGCCGAGGTGGACGGGGCGGGCGTACCGCGGCGGGTGCTGGTGCGGGCGGACGGGACGGAGCGGCTCGGCGAGCCGGTTTCCGGCGCGGAGGCCGAGTGGCTGGCCCGGTGGTGGCCGCCGGCGGCGGAGGAAGGCCTCCGCGCGGAGATCGGGCTGCCGCGCGACCGGGCCTGGGCGGCGGCCACCGGGACGCTCGCACGGGGGCTCGCCGTCGCCGTGGACTACGCGCACACCGCCGGTGCGCGGCCGCCGTTCGGCACCCTCACGGCGTTCCGGGAGGGGCGGGAGACGACGCCCGTGCCGGACGGGTCGTGCGACCTCACCGCGCACGTCGCCCTGGACGCCTGCGCGGCGGCCACCGCGCTCCCCGGCGCGCGCCTGCTGTCGCAGCGCGAGGCCCTGCACGCACTGGGCCTCAGCGGCGCACGCCCCCCGCTCTCGCTGGCCTCCACCGACCCCGCAGGGTACGTACGCGCCCTCGCGGCCGCCGGGGAGGCCGCCGAACTCACCGCGCCGGGCGGACTCGGCGACTTCGGGTGGCTGGTGCAGCCGGTGGGCATCGCGGACGTGCGGGACCTATTTGTCGATGTCGCCGACGACGAAGAACATTGACCCGAGGATCGCCACCATGTCCGCGACCAGCGTCCCCGGCAGCAGCTCGGTGAGCGCCTGGATGTTGTTGTACGACGCCGAGCGCAGCTTCAGCCGGTACGGGGTCTTCTCGCCCTTGCTGACCAGGTAGTAGCCGTTGATGCCGAGCGGGTTCTCGGTCCAGGCGTACGTGTGCCCCTCGGGCGCCTTGAGGACCTTCGGGAGCCGCTGGTTGACCGGGCCGGGGGGCAGCTCGGCCAGCCGGTCGAGACAGGCCTCGGCGAGGTCCAGGGCGTTGTGCGTCTGCTCCAGGAGGCATTCGAAGCGGGCGAGGCAGTCGCCCTCCTCGCGGGTCACCACCTTCAGGACGTCACCCAGTTCGCCGTAGGCGAGGTACGGCT is a window from the Streptomyces capillispiralis genome containing:
- a CDS encoding sensor histidine kinase; the encoded protein is MQRLYDFLRRHPAWVDGFWAVVLFGISVIGGASMEEARGTELPALVVPVMLLLSVVVALRRRMPERMLVLGVAVGAGQLVTDVAPLPADFALLVIVYTVAAVGARWASRLALTAGLCAAPLAQVRWPDEGTSAAGNIAIMIFQTVPFALAWVLGDSIRTRRAYFAQLEERAARLEKEREAQAKVAVAAERARIARELHDVVAHNVSVMVVQADGAAYVLDAAPDQAKKALETISSTGRQALAEMRRLLGVLRTGEHQEAGEYVPQPDVQQIEDLVEQCRESGLPVDFRVEGTPRALPSGVELTAYRIVQEALTNTRKHGGPNAGASVRLVYFDDGLGLLVEDDGKGAPHELYEEGGFDGQGHGLIGMRERVGMVGGTLDAGPRPGGGFRISVLLPLKPAH
- a CDS encoding SAM-dependent methyltransferase, which codes for MEPVTAADAGGGWRGWREAAEAALYGPGGFYRRPEGPAGHFRTSVHASPLFAAAVARLLCRVDEALGRPAVLDFVDMAAGRGELVTGVLAALPADVAARARAHAVEVAARPAGLDPRVEWRGEPPEGITGLLFANEWLDNVPVEIAEVDGAGVPRRVLVRADGTERLGEPVSGAEAEWLARWWPPAAEEGLRAEIGLPRDRAWAAATGTLARGLAVAVDYAHTAGARPPFGTLTAFREGRETTPVPDGSCDLTAHVALDACAAATALPGARLLSQREALHALGLSGARPPLSLASTDPAGYVRALAAAGEAAELTAPGGLGDFGWLVQPVGIADVRDLFVDVADDEEH